The proteins below come from a single Piscinibacter gummiphilus genomic window:
- a CDS encoding response regulator yields MKILIADDYPDVADLLSELLQLEFDCETVVVLNGADALHEALKRRPDVSLLDIDMPIMAGVECAAAMRLKWGTDAGLIVAVTGRSSREAGESGHFNHVLRKPTDFEELVKLIRARFPSNPLPDPEPVPGAA; encoded by the coding sequence TTGAAGATTCTGATTGCCGATGACTACCCGGATGTCGCTGACCTGCTGAGCGAGCTTTTGCAGCTTGAGTTTGACTGCGAGACCGTTGTCGTTCTTAACGGGGCCGATGCTCTGCACGAGGCTTTGAAACGACGACCAGACGTGAGCCTTTTAGACATCGACATGCCAATCATGGCGGGAGTTGAGTGTGCGGCGGCCATGCGGTTGAAGTGGGGCACGGACGCTGGACTTATTGTGGCAGTCACCGGTCGTTCTTCCCGGGAGGCAGGTGAGTCGGGTCACTTCAATCACGTCTTGCGCAAGCCGACGGACTTCGAAGAATTGGTGAAGCTCATTCGCGCAAGGTTTCCTTCGAATCCCTTACCCGATCCAGAACCTGTGCCTGGGGCGGCTTAA
- a CDS encoding SDR family oxidoreductase, producing MSAPTSAIAQQDPSLSPTLPLAGKRVVVVGGKTGIGLGVAKAAHAAGATLIVASRRIESAEARPALAHFTQVVLDMRDESSVRAAFETIGTLDHLVVTASPDLGSWGSFMDADMQGVRSYMEGKFLGSWASARHAAPRLRAGGSITFLTGGLAVRPKPGFAAATSAFGAVEALSGSLALELAATRVNTIRPGFIDTEMWSFLPTEHRDGLRQRVAEAFPV from the coding sequence ATGTCCGCACCTACCAGCGCAATTGCGCAGCAAGACCCATCCCTCAGCCCCACGCTGCCGCTGGCCGGCAAGCGGGTCGTCGTTGTCGGCGGCAAGACAGGCATCGGCCTTGGCGTTGCGAAAGCCGCGCACGCCGCTGGTGCCACGCTCATCGTCGCCAGCCGCCGGATCGAATCTGCTGAAGCGCGCCCCGCCCTCGCTCACTTCACCCAAGTCGTCCTGGACATGCGCGACGAGTCGTCAGTCCGCGCCGCCTTCGAGACCATCGGCACGCTGGACCACCTCGTCGTGACCGCCTCGCCGGACCTGGGCAGTTGGGGCAGTTTCATGGACGCCGACATGCAGGGTGTGCGCAGCTACATGGAAGGCAAGTTCCTGGGCAGCTGGGCCAGCGCGCGCCATGCAGCCCCCCGCCTGCGGGCGGGCGGCTCCATCACCTTCCTCACCGGTGGTCTCGCTGTGCGGCCCAAGCCGGGCTTTGCTGCGGCGACCTCAGCCTTCGGCGCCGTCGAGGCGTTGTCCGGTTCACTGGCGCTGGAGCTGGCAGCGACGCGGGTCAACACGATCCGCCCCGGCTTCATCGACACCGAGATGTGGAGCTTCCTGCCGACCGAGCACCGGGACGGACTGCGCCAGAGGGTCGCCGAGGCGTTTCCCGTATGA
- a CDS encoding LysR family transcriptional regulator, whose protein sequence is MDRFHELTAFIAVVEASGFSAAAKRLGDSQSGVSKAVGALERRLGVQLLQRSTRRVNLTDAGRSYYQRMKPLLDEVAQADSELASSTMELSGLVRIAASATFGRLHVLPLVPKLLALHPKLKLDLQLTDGVQDLLADGIDLAIRISPTVSPDAVVRRVTTTSLVCVGSRKYFALHGTPKTPQDLVHHNCLIFNGMDQWVFDGPRGRHSVRVSGNLASNTVEAILAAVQADVGVGMFNGASLAGDRRDPDIIQVLVDFISETRDLGLIWPNRKFIPARVRQVTDFFATELAGRLGTSLGGIGAPS, encoded by the coding sequence ATGGACAGGTTTCACGAGCTCACGGCCTTCATCGCTGTGGTGGAAGCGAGCGGGTTTTCGGCCGCCGCCAAGCGTCTGGGCGACTCGCAGTCTGGTGTGAGCAAAGCGGTAGGCGCGCTGGAGCGTCGCCTGGGTGTGCAACTGCTGCAGCGAAGCACACGCAGAGTGAATCTGACCGACGCCGGACGCAGCTACTACCAGCGGATGAAGCCGCTGCTGGATGAGGTGGCTCAGGCGGACAGTGAACTGGCCAGCAGCACCATGGAACTGTCAGGCCTCGTTCGGATTGCGGCGTCAGCCACCTTTGGCCGCCTGCATGTGCTGCCGCTGGTGCCGAAGCTGCTGGCACTGCATCCCAAGCTGAAGCTCGATCTGCAATTGACGGACGGTGTGCAGGACCTGCTCGCCGACGGCATCGATCTCGCCATCCGAATCAGCCCGACAGTGAGCCCCGATGCCGTGGTCAGGCGTGTGACGACGACTTCGCTTGTCTGCGTGGGCTCACGCAAATACTTTGCGCTGCACGGTACGCCCAAGACGCCGCAGGACTTGGTCCATCACAACTGTCTGATCTTCAACGGCATGGACCAGTGGGTCTTCGACGGTCCGCGAGGCCGGCACAGCGTCCGCGTCAGCGGCAACTTGGCATCCAACACAGTTGAAGCCATCCTCGCGGCCGTGCAAGCGGATGTTGGCGTCGGGATGTTCAACGGCGCTTCCTTGGCAGGCGATCGGCGCGACCCCGACATCATCCAGGTACTCGTCGACTTCATCAGCGAGACACGAGACCTCGGTCTGATCTGGCCGAACCGCAAGTTCATTCCGGCCAGGGTGCGGCAGGTGACAGACTTCTTTGCAACCGAGTTGGCGGGCCGCCTGGGCACGAGCCTTGGCGGGATTGGTGCTCCAAGCTGA
- a CDS encoding AraC family transcriptional regulator: MDKPINELRRDCLAELGQLIDKNSKGDGMHPVAIGGLQCIRLSAPNHELPHVYNPCVCVIVQGVKQVLLEGEVYRYAPQQFLAVSVDLPLFGQVLVASAEAPYLCLAIDLDASTIADLLAQLDVAGWSRGETARGLFVGDLDDATLESVVRLARLLDEPRDIPVLAPLALREFHYRLLRGPHGPAVAQMAIAGSNTHKMGQIIRRMRAHYAEPIRVEELASQANMSPSSFHQHFKAVTAMSPLQYQKRLRLTEARGLLLGGGMDAASVAYRVGYQSVSQFSREYARLFGAPPMRDVEALRHA; the protein is encoded by the coding sequence ATGGACAAGCCAATCAATGAGTTGCGGCGGGATTGCCTCGCTGAGCTGGGCCAACTGATCGACAAGAACTCCAAGGGTGATGGCATGCACCCCGTCGCGATCGGCGGTCTGCAGTGCATCCGTCTGTCGGCGCCGAACCACGAACTGCCGCACGTGTACAACCCGTGCGTCTGCGTGATCGTGCAGGGCGTGAAGCAGGTTTTGCTCGAGGGTGAGGTCTACCGCTACGCGCCGCAACAGTTCCTCGCGGTGTCGGTCGACCTGCCGTTGTTCGGCCAGGTGCTCGTCGCGAGCGCCGAGGCGCCGTATCTGTGCCTCGCGATCGACCTGGACGCGAGCACGATCGCCGATCTGCTGGCGCAGTTGGACGTCGCGGGCTGGTCACGCGGCGAAACGGCGCGCGGCCTCTTCGTCGGCGACCTCGACGACGCGACGCTGGAGTCGGTGGTGCGGCTCGCGCGGCTGCTCGATGAACCGCGCGACATCCCCGTGCTCGCCCCGCTGGCGCTGCGCGAGTTCCATTACCGGCTGCTGCGCGGTCCCCATGGCCCGGCCGTTGCGCAGATGGCCATCGCGGGCAGCAACACGCACAAGATGGGACAGATCATCCGGCGCATGCGCGCGCACTACGCGGAGCCGATCCGCGTGGAGGAACTCGCCTCGCAGGCGAACATGAGCCCGTCGTCATTCCATCAGCACTTCAAGGCCGTGACGGCGATGAGCCCGCTGCAATACCAGAAACGCCTGCGGCTCACGGAGGCCCGTGGCCTGTTGCTCGGCGGCGGCATGGACGCAGCGAGCGTCGCGTATCGCGTGGGCTATCAGAGTGTGTCGCAGTTCAGCCGCGAGTACGCACGGCTGTTCGGGGCGCCGCCGATGCGCGACGTCGAGGCTTTGCGGCACGCTTAG
- a CDS encoding SDR family oxidoreductase, with protein sequence MNSSKVILITGASSGIGEATARTLAAAGHTVILGARRTDRLEKIAAEIRVGGGAAEFRALDVVNRADVAAFANFAHKKFGRVDAIFNNAGVMPVSPMNALRVDEWDAIVDVNIKGVLNGIAAVLPIMEAQGSGHILSTASTGAHAVGGQFGVYCASKYAVRAIMEGLRQEMQQIRVTTISPGVTTSELGHDISVDDTKAAVDQLRSIALDTNAIANAVLYAIDQPADVDVNEMIIRTVRSAGHAF encoded by the coding sequence ATGAACAGCAGCAAAGTCATCCTCATCACCGGCGCCAGCAGCGGCATCGGCGAAGCCACCGCCCGCACGCTCGCCGCTGCGGGCCACACGGTCATCCTCGGCGCGCGCCGCACGGACCGTCTCGAAAAGATCGCCGCCGAGATTCGTGTCGGCGGCGGCGCCGCGGAATTCCGCGCGCTCGACGTCGTGAACCGCGCTGACGTCGCGGCCTTCGCGAACTTCGCTCACAAGAAGTTCGGCCGTGTCGACGCCATCTTCAACAACGCGGGTGTGATGCCCGTCTCGCCGATGAACGCGCTGAGGGTCGACGAGTGGGATGCCATCGTCGACGTCAACATCAAGGGTGTGCTCAACGGCATCGCGGCCGTGCTCCCCATCATGGAAGCGCAGGGCAGCGGCCACATCCTGAGCACGGCATCGACGGGCGCGCACGCGGTCGGCGGCCAATTCGGCGTGTACTGCGCGAGCAAGTACGCCGTGCGCGCGATCATGGAAGGCCTGCGCCAGGAGATGCAACAGATTCGCGTGACGACCATCTCGCCGGGCGTCACGACCTCCGAACTCGGCCACGACATTTCGGTCGACGACACCAAAGCGGCCGTGGACCAACTGCGCAGCATCGCGCTCGACACCAACGCGATCGCCAACGCGGTGCTCTACGCGATCGACCAGCCGGCGGACGTGGACGTCAACGAGATGATCATCCGCACGGTGCGAAGCGCCGGCCACGCGTTCTGA
- a CDS encoding MerR family transcriptional regulator has protein sequence MWIAELARRAGVKPTTVRHYLREGLLSPRTGHAGGSRPYLEFTEADLRLLSSIQAGQALGLSLEEIRMLIGVRRSGEGHARMLKVLTAQREKLRGRAQDLQAMLTFLERKIAWLESGAKGAPPSHAEIHDAKKLK, from the coding sequence ATGTGGATTGCCGAACTCGCGCGTCGCGCAGGGGTGAAACCGACCACCGTGAGGCACTATCTGCGCGAAGGACTCCTGTCGCCGCGCACGGGGCATGCCGGCGGGTCGCGGCCTTATCTGGAGTTCACTGAAGCCGACCTGCGTCTGCTCTCGTCCATCCAAGCGGGCCAGGCTCTGGGCCTCTCGCTGGAGGAGATCAGGATGCTCATCGGAGTGCGGCGATCGGGCGAAGGGCACGCGCGGATGCTCAAGGTGCTGACCGCGCAGCGCGAGAAGCTGCGCGGCAGAGCGCAGGATCTTCAGGCGATGCTCACCTTCCTCGAACGCAAGATTGCGTGGCTCGAGAGCGGCGCCAAGGGGGCGCCGCCTTCGCATGCAGAGATCCATGATGCGAAGAAGCTGAAGTGA
- a CDS encoding alpha/beta hydrolase, with protein MNCPAIPLLLLPGLMNDHRIWTPLVSVVAGERHVHIAPTHLHDSVAESARDAIAAMPPGSFAVAGFSLGGYVAQEVCRQSSDRIAGLGLVDTGARADTDEARQARQRMIDAVEGGAGGGDATFSQVAHGFASRIVHASRLQDRELLQLLSDMASNVGSEGLVRQQRAAMNRADSRDLLRRLHMPAVVVCGRDDRVTPFSLSQEMATLLPDAELAAADAAGHMSILEQPATVVAALVRWLRRVDAAAAGPGAMSTTI; from the coding sequence ATGAACTGCCCGGCCATTCCCCTTCTGCTCCTTCCCGGCCTCATGAACGACCACCGCATCTGGACTCCGCTGGTTTCCGTCGTGGCCGGAGAGCGCCATGTGCACATAGCCCCCACTCATCTGCACGACAGCGTCGCCGAGTCGGCTCGCGACGCGATTGCCGCCATGCCGCCCGGCTCGTTCGCCGTCGCCGGGTTCTCGCTGGGTGGGTATGTCGCCCAGGAGGTCTGCCGCCAGTCGAGCGACCGCATCGCCGGGCTGGGCCTTGTGGACACTGGCGCCCGCGCCGACACGGACGAGGCGAGGCAGGCCCGACAACGAATGATCGATGCGGTGGAAGGTGGCGCAGGCGGAGGCGACGCGACATTCAGCCAGGTAGCCCATGGCTTTGCCTCACGGATCGTTCACGCCTCCCGGCTGCAAGACCGTGAACTCCTGCAGTTGCTATCCGACATGGCTTCCAACGTGGGGAGCGAAGGGTTAGTCCGGCAGCAGCGGGCCGCGATGAACCGAGCCGACTCCCGTGACTTGCTGCGTCGACTGCACATGCCTGCCGTGGTGGTGTGCGGGCGTGATGACCGGGTCACTCCGTTCAGCCTGAGCCAGGAGATGGCGACGCTGCTGCCGGACGCTGAGTTGGCGGCGGCCGATGCGGCGGGCCACATGTCGATCCTGGAACAGCCTGCAACGGTGGTGGCGGCGTTGGTGCGCTGGCTGCGGCGCGTCGATGCCGCAGCCGCAGGCCCGGGCGCGATGTCAACGACGATCTGA
- a CDS encoding VOC family protein, with the protein MFNHIMVGTNDIERSKRFYDAVLGVLGAGEPVRNVNATGQTRLFYRLDGSSFCVSEPINGERATAANGGTIAFKCSSPEQLQAFHDIAVANGGTSVEEPPGLRESTLGAMYLAYVRDPDGNKLCAVHRVKR; encoded by the coding sequence TTGTTCAATCACATCATGGTCGGCACCAATGACATCGAGCGTTCGAAGCGTTTCTACGACGCGGTGCTCGGCGTGCTCGGTGCTGGCGAGCCCGTGCGCAACGTGAACGCCACCGGGCAGACCCGGTTGTTCTACCGGCTCGACGGAAGCAGCTTCTGCGTCTCCGAGCCCATCAACGGCGAGCGTGCCACCGCGGCAAACGGCGGAACGATCGCATTCAAGTGCAGCTCGCCCGAGCAACTGCAGGCCTTCCACGACATCGCCGTCGCCAACGGCGGCACGTCGGTCGAGGAGCCACCGGGCTTGCGCGAGAGCACGCTGGGCGCGATGTACCTGGCCTACGTGCGAGACCCGGATGGCAACAAGCTGTGCGCCGTTCATCGCGTGAAACGCTAG